One stretch of Balneola sp. MJW-20 DNA includes these proteins:
- a CDS encoding nuclear transport factor 2 family protein — translation MEKSHSRPSIFTSSRITLLSDMHPNEKLIHTLYSAFSKRDHTTMADCYHEEACFRDEVFELEGKEQVAGMWQMLCERGDDLKIQFSDITADAQTGSAHWVADYTFSQTGRKVQNSIAASFIFQNGLILEHTDSFDFWAWSNQSLGFTGLFLGWTGWLKTKIRRKARYSLDQYLANK, via the coding sequence TTGGAAAAGTCTCATTCCCGCCCCTCCATTTTCACCTCATCCCGAATTACCCTATTATCCGACATGCATCCCAATGAGAAACTCATCCATACATTGTATTCCGCTTTTTCGAAAAGAGATCATACGACTATGGCTGATTGTTATCATGAAGAGGCCTGCTTCCGGGATGAAGTGTTTGAACTGGAAGGGAAAGAGCAGGTAGCCGGAATGTGGCAGATGCTTTGTGAACGGGGGGATGATCTGAAGATTCAATTCTCTGATATAACGGCAGACGCTCAGACCGGTTCGGCACATTGGGTGGCCGATTATACATTCTCACAAACCGGCCGGAAAGTGCAGAATTCCATCGCTGCATCCTTCATTTTTCAAAATGGACTTATACTTGAACATACTGATTCTTTTGACTTTTGGGCTTGGTCTAATCAATCTTTGGGTTTTACCGGGTTATTCTTAGGTTGGACCGGGTGGCTGAAAACGAAGATCAGAAGGAAGGCCCGCTATTCACTCGACCAATATTTAGCAAATAAATAA
- a CDS encoding glycoside hydrolase family 47 protein: MIRKLSLFILSTLFITAACTKEVPVSINKQQMAESVKTEFLHAWNGYKTYAWGYDELKPVSDTARNWYDVSLLMTPVDAYDTMILMGLNDEAEEAKDLILSELHFDHDMSVQNFEIVIRMLGGLLSAYQMDGDERFLELAKDLGDRLLPVFDSPTGLPYVNVNLQTGETSGIINNPAEIGTLILEFGTLSGLTGDPVYFEKADRAMKGIYERRSDIGLVGETINVETGEWVNTSSHISGRIDSYYEYLLKASELFGLEDYRMMYDESITAVNEYLLDETETGTWYGRADMYSGERTATTYGALDAFMPGMLVFGGELEIAKKVQEANYSMWTMEGIEPEGIDYSSMEITSPYYLLRPENIESAFYLYRATGDDRYLKMGKTMFESIVEYCKTESGFAELADVRTKEKNDGMQSFFLAETLKYSYLLFADESTLDLDTHVFNTEAHPLTNTWDQ; the protein is encoded by the coding sequence ATGATCAGAAAATTATCTTTATTCATTCTGTCTACTCTGTTTATTACAGCAGCATGTACCAAGGAGGTGCCTGTCAGCATCAATAAACAGCAAATGGCAGAAAGCGTGAAAACGGAATTTCTTCATGCCTGGAATGGGTATAAAACCTATGCATGGGGTTATGATGAACTAAAGCCGGTGAGTGATACCGCCAGAAACTGGTATGATGTTTCCTTATTAATGACCCCTGTGGATGCTTATGATACGATGATCCTGATGGGACTGAATGATGAAGCAGAGGAAGCCAAAGATTTGATCCTTTCAGAGCTGCACTTTGATCATGACATGAGTGTACAAAACTTTGAGATCGTCATTCGAATGCTGGGGGGATTACTATCAGCTTATCAGATGGATGGAGATGAAAGATTTCTGGAACTGGCTAAAGATCTGGGCGACCGTCTGCTTCCGGTCTTTGATTCACCTACGGGATTACCCTATGTAAATGTAAACCTTCAAACCGGAGAGACCTCCGGGATTATCAATAATCCTGCGGAGATCGGTACACTGATATTAGAGTTTGGGACCCTGTCCGGCCTGACCGGTGATCCGGTTTATTTTGAAAAAGCCGACCGGGCGATGAAGGGTATTTATGAAAGAAGATCTGATATCGGTCTGGTGGGAGAAACCATTAACGTCGAAACAGGTGAATGGGTGAACACCTCCAGTCATATCAGTGGCAGGATCGATTCCTATTATGAATACCTGCTGAAGGCATCGGAACTGTTTGGGCTGGAAGATTACCGAATGATGTATGATGAAAGTATCACAGCCGTAAATGAATATCTGCTGGACGAGACTGAAACCGGAACCTGGTACGGTCGGGCAGACATGTACAGCGGAGAAAGAACTGCTACTACTTATGGAGCACTGGACGCGTTTATGCCGGGTATGCTGGTATTTGGCGGGGAACTCGAGATAGCAAAGAAAGTTCAGGAAGCGAACTATAGTATGTGGACTATGGAAGGCATTGAGCCGGAGGGTATTGATTACAGCAGCATGGAGATCACTTCCCCTTATTACCTGCTGAGACCCGAAAATATTGAGTCCGCTTTTTACCTGTATCGGGCAACAGGAGATGACAGGTACCTGAAAATGGGTAAGACCATGTTTGAAAGTATTGTTGAATACTGTAAGACAGAAAGTGGTTTTGCAGAGCTTGCTGATGTAAGAACCAAAGAAAAGAATGATGGTATGCAAAGCTTTTTTCTTGCAGAGACCCTTAAATACAGCTATTTATTATTTGCCGATGAAAGCACGCTGGATCTGGATACTCACGTCTTCAATACAGAGGCTCATCCATTAACTAATACCTGGGACCAATGA
- a CDS encoding sulfotransferase family protein, with protein sequence MFKTRRICLWSGPRNISTALMYSFGQRADTTIVDEPLYAHYLTSTDARDYHPGADEIIASQENDGQKVIDEVIMGDYDTPIAFFKNMTHHLVDLDWGFMEKTINVILTRDPKEMLTSYVKQVENPTIEDVGYKKHLEVVEYLNDIGRKPIILDSTEMLKYPQSKLRELCSRMGVPFDDAMMSWPAGPRKEDGVWARHWYHNVHRSTGFRLYKPKNEPFPEHLEDLLEECQDAYDKLMELAD encoded by the coding sequence ATGTTTAAGACCAGAAGAATTTGTTTATGGAGCGGACCCAGAAATATTTCAACCGCCCTCATGTATTCATTCGGACAGCGAGCTGATACTACTATTGTTGACGAACCGCTTTATGCCCACTATCTCACTTCAACAGATGCCCGGGATTATCATCCTGGAGCAGATGAGATCATTGCTTCACAGGAAAATGATGGCCAGAAAGTGATTGATGAAGTGATCATGGGGGATTATGATACGCCCATCGCTTTCTTTAAGAATATGACTCACCATCTGGTCGATCTGGACTGGGGTTTTATGGAAAAGACCATTAATGTGATCCTGACCCGTGACCCGAAAGAAATGCTGACCTCTTATGTCAAACAGGTTGAAAACCCTACCATCGAGGATGTTGGCTATAAAAAACACCTGGAAGTAGTCGAATATTTGAATGATATAGGCCGGAAACCCATCATTCTTGATTCAACCGAGATGCTTAAATATCCTCAGTCTAAACTCAGAGAGTTATGTTCTAGAATGGGGGTGCCTTTTGATGATGCAATGATGTCCTGGCCGGCTGGTCCACGTAAAGAGGATGGTGTTTGGGCTCGTCACTGGTATCATAATGTTCACCGTTCGACCGGTTTCCGTCTATATAAGCCTAAGAACGAACCCTTCCCGGAACATCTGGAAGATCTGCTGGAAGAATGCCAGGATGCTTATGATAAGCTGATGGAACTAGCCGACTGA
- a CDS encoding sodium:solute symporter yields the protein MGFTILDYIVIVVYLIGVAILGLRSSGKQKNTTDYFLGGDGIPWWAVLFSIVATETSTLTFISIPAVAYGGSLTFLQITIGYAIGRTLVALYFLPRYYEGKLNTAYTFLERRFGDGMRNAASTTFMVTRLLADGVRLFATAIPLAVILRFGGAFTGWEDLEVYILAIILITAITMVYTFFGGIKAVVWMDFVQMLVYLGGAGIAVWVLMNADAGGFRIPAEKFTLVDLGFDMNWKEFIAAPYTLITAVVGGAVFSLASHGTDHLLVQRVLSTRDLKKGQKAMIWSGIVVMFQFALFLGIGLLLYRFYGGLSPEALGLATADEIFARFIVNELPVGVSGLIVAALFAAAMSSLSSSLNSLASSSTYDIYKPYFGKNNNEAKDLKVSRILTLSWGVILMGSAIGFAILQLQEGERPAVVELGLGIASYTYGGLLGAFLLGLFTEKPDKTDALIGFFTGLIALLFMVQGPVQDLLPGEGLAIAWPLYTLVGSVIVICTGLLSYKLRS from the coding sequence GTGGGATTCACCATACTCGACTATATCGTCATTGTAGTATACCTGATCGGAGTTGCCATACTTGGTCTGCGTTCTTCCGGCAAACAAAAGAATACCACTGATTACTTTTTAGGGGGGGACGGTATTCCATGGTGGGCCGTGCTGTTTTCCATTGTTGCCACAGAGACCAGTACGCTAACCTTTATCAGTATTCCAGCGGTAGCCTATGGCGGAAGTCTCACATTTCTTCAGATCACCATAGGCTATGCGATCGGCCGGACGTTGGTTGCCCTGTATTTCCTCCCAAGATATTATGAGGGCAAACTGAATACAGCTTATACTTTTCTGGAGCGCAGATTTGGTGACGGGATGCGTAATGCCGCGAGTACAACATTCATGGTTACAAGGCTGCTGGCAGATGGGGTAAGGCTTTTTGCTACGGCGATTCCTCTGGCGGTCATACTGAGATTCGGGGGTGCTTTTACCGGATGGGAAGATCTCGAAGTGTATATACTGGCCATCATTCTGATCACTGCGATCACGATGGTCTACACATTTTTTGGAGGGATCAAAGCCGTGGTCTGGATGGACTTCGTGCAGATGCTGGTATATCTGGGTGGTGCAGGAATTGCGGTCTGGGTATTGATGAATGCGGATGCAGGAGGATTCAGGATCCCCGCTGAAAAATTCACCCTGGTAGATCTGGGCTTTGACATGAACTGGAAAGAATTTATTGCGGCACCATATACTTTAATTACCGCAGTTGTGGGAGGAGCCGTATTCTCACTGGCTTCCCACGGTACCGATCACTTGCTGGTACAGCGTGTGTTATCCACAAGAGATCTTAAAAAAGGACAAAAGGCCATGATATGGTCAGGGATCGTGGTCATGTTTCAGTTTGCACTGTTTCTTGGAATCGGATTACTGCTATATCGATTTTATGGAGGATTATCTCCGGAAGCACTGGGACTGGCAACGGCCGACGAGATCTTTGCCCGTTTTATTGTTAATGAGTTACCGGTAGGTGTTTCCGGTTTGATTGTAGCGGCCTTATTCGCAGCTGCCATGAGCAGTCTGAGTTCCTCTCTGAATTCACTGGCATCATCAAGCACCTATGATATTTATAAACCCTACTTCGGTAAGAATAATAACGAAGCAAAGGATCTGAAGGTATCCAGGATCCTGACACTCAGCTGGGGGGTGATCCTCATGGGATCTGCAATTGGTTTTGCCATCCTGCAGCTTCAGGAAGGAGAGAGGCCGGCTGTTGTTGAGCTGGGGCTGGGCATCGCCTCTTATACCTATGGTGGACTGCTGGGAGCCTTTCTGCTCGGACTCTTCACTGAGAAACCGGATAAGACGGATGCATTAATAGGCTTTTTCACCGGACTGATCGCCCTGCTTTTCATGGTACAGGGCCCGGTCCAGGATCTTCTTCCCGGTGAAGGTCTGGCGATAGCCTGGCCGCTGTACACACTGGTTGGATCTGTGATCGTGATTTGTACCGGATTGCTTAGTTATAAGTTGAGAAGTTGA
- a CDS encoding aminotransferase class IV, whose translation MTHGTHNALEDPRNEEVLIYINGELYPRPEAKISVFDSGYLVGDGVWEALRLHKGVLVFLDEHLDRLWQGAATIGMDLGMTRSELTTAIRKTLGANKMTDHVHVRVMVTRGIKKTPSQDPRLTISGPNIVIIAEHKKADPASRDRGIKLFTSTIRRGSPDYLDPRLNCHSKLHEVQALVQALEAGADEALMLDVNGFVSTCNATNFFIVRKGEVWTSTGQYCMNGITRGKVIEVCQKAGIPCHQKNFSLFDVYGADEAFVTGSFGGLTPVTEVDGRTISESVPGKMTSHLQDLYKRSIDEAVKQESE comes from the coding sequence ATGACACACGGTACCCACAATGCCCTGGAGGATCCACGTAATGAGGAGGTCCTGATCTATATAAATGGTGAACTGTACCCGCGACCGGAAGCTAAGATCTCGGTATTCGACAGTGGCTACCTGGTTGGCGACGGGGTCTGGGAAGCGCTAAGACTGCATAAAGGAGTATTAGTATTTCTGGATGAGCATCTGGATCGGTTGTGGCAGGGTGCTGCGACCATTGGAATGGATCTTGGGATGACACGCTCCGAGCTGACCACAGCGATCCGGAAGACGCTGGGTGCGAACAAGATGACAGACCATGTACATGTCCGGGTAATGGTGACAAGGGGGATCAAGAAGACTCCCAGTCAGGATCCAAGACTTACTATTTCAGGACCCAATATTGTGATCATCGCTGAACATAAGAAAGCGGACCCCGCCAGCAGAGATCGTGGAATTAAATTATTTACCAGTACTATCCGAAGGGGTTCTCCCGATTATCTGGATCCGCGTCTGAACTGTCACAGTAAACTGCATGAAGTGCAGGCATTGGTTCAGGCACTGGAGGCAGGGGCTGATGAGGCTCTTATGCTCGATGTCAATGGTTTTGTAAGCACATGTAACGCCACGAACTTTTTTATTGTTAGAAAAGGGGAAGTCTGGACCTCAACCGGTCAGTACTGTATGAATGGTATTACCCGCGGTAAGGTCATAGAAGTGTGTCAAAAGGCAGGCATTCCATGTCACCAAAAGAATTTTTCATTGTTCGATGTTTATGGAGCAGATGAAGCTTTTGTGACCGGAAGTTTCGGTGGGTTAACTCCGGTAACGGAGGTAGACGGCCGGACCATCTCGGAAAGCGTTCCGGGAAAAATGACCAGCCACCTTCAGGATCTGTATAAGAGATCTATAGATGAAGCAGTTAAGCAAGAATCAGAATAA
- a CDS encoding STAS domain-containing protein — translation MSFTTAERYNSVVIEFKGNVMGGPDAVSLNEKLHELIDAEKTNVVVDLGKVKFMNSSGLGMLIGALTTMRKAGGDLRIANATDKIESLLIVTKLITVFKHYKSVEEAATSFGEG, via the coding sequence ATGAGCTTTACTACGGCAGAACGCTACAACAGCGTAGTTATCGAATTTAAAGGTAACGTGATGGGCGGGCCAGACGCGGTTAGCCTGAACGAAAAACTCCATGAGCTGATCGACGCCGAGAAAACCAACGTTGTTGTAGACCTGGGCAAAGTCAAGTTCATGAACTCATCCGGACTCGGAATGCTGATTGGTGCCCTCACCACGATGCGTAAAGCCGGAGGAGATCTTCGCATTGCCAATGCAACAGATAAGATCGAAAGCCTACTTATTGTGACTAAACTTATCACAGTATTTAAGCATTATAAGTCGGTTGAAGAAGCTGCAACATCTTTTGGCGAAGGTTGA
- a CDS encoding isoaspartyl peptidase/L-asparaginase family protein, with protein MINRKDFIRSGLFGLIPLSVRNLIPQPKASGPFPVVISTWNTGIRANAAAWEVLSKGGYALDAVETGVKVEEADPKNMSVGYGGRPDREGKVTLDACVMDERGECGSVAFLQDIKHPVSVARKVMTESPHWMLVGEGARQFALDQGFKAENLLTPEAEKAWKNWLKNSEYKPVINIENHDTIGMLAIDEQGRLCGACTTSGAAWKMHGRVGDSPIIGAGLFVDPNVGGATATGLGEEVVKTAGAALIVEFMRQGHDPSVACKMAVERIIERDAANKEGVQVGYIALNKDGAFGGYSILNGFTYAVYNEDGNRVIKSEHLI; from the coding sequence ATGATCAACCGTAAAGATTTTATAAGATCCGGGCTATTCGGACTTATTCCATTGAGTGTACGTAATTTGATTCCTCAGCCTAAAGCTTCGGGTCCGTTTCCGGTAGTAATCTCAACCTGGAATACCGGGATCCGGGCAAACGCTGCAGCATGGGAAGTTCTCAGCAAAGGAGGGTATGCGTTGGATGCGGTTGAGACCGGTGTGAAAGTAGAAGAAGCCGATCCGAAGAATATGTCGGTAGGATACGGTGGCCGGCCGGACCGGGAGGGAAAAGTAACTCTGGATGCCTGTGTAATGGATGAGAGAGGAGAATGTGGATCCGTGGCCTTTCTGCAGGATATCAAACACCCGGTGTCGGTGGCAAGAAAAGTCATGACGGAATCCCCGCACTGGATGCTGGTTGGTGAAGGGGCTCGACAGTTTGCACTGGATCAGGGATTCAAGGCAGAAAACTTGCTCACTCCGGAAGCGGAAAAAGCCTGGAAGAACTGGCTGAAGAATTCCGAATATAAACCGGTGATCAATATTGAGAATCATGACACCATCGGAATGTTGGCCATTGATGAGCAGGGGCGATTATGCGGAGCCTGTACCACCAGCGGTGCTGCATGGAAGATGCATGGCAGGGTGGGAGATTCCCCGATCATAGGAGCAGGTCTTTTTGTAGATCCAAACGTGGGCGGAGCGACTGCAACGGGTCTCGGAGAAGAAGTGGTTAAGACAGCCGGCGCGGCACTTATCGTAGAATTTATGCGTCAGGGCCATGATCCTTCTGTAGCATGTAAGATGGCGGTAGAACGAATTATTGAAAGAGATGCTGCCAATAAAGAAGGGGTGCAGGTAGGTTATATCGCATTGAATAAAGATGGAGCCTTTGGGGGCTATAGCATTCTGAACGGATTTACTTATGCAGTATACAATGAAGATGGTAACCGGGTAATAAAGTCGGAGCATCTCATTTAG
- a CDS encoding GH92 family glycosyl hydrolase, which produces MKKSLLLLPLMVLSSCVGPEIPNEYVDVFIGTGAHGHTHPSATVPFGMIQAGPVNGTSGWDWTSGYHYSDSLITGFAQTHLSGTGIGDLNDIILMPWQGSYDPFSSSRYEGKRNYASSFSHRYEKARPGYYSVLLKDQEINAEMTATERVAYYRFKYPEYEQQKLIVDLGFSLNWDNTIRAQAEQLSQTRLVGYRFSRGWARDQKVFFAMDFSRPFEMEPALVDSVLRSASVHDGSNIRLPLSFEKAGEELLVKVAISGVSVDGAVANLETESGWDFDEAALFAEMNWDRALSGIRVKGDKEVMTKFYTSLYHTKLAPVMFSDTDHQFRGGDASTYTDSTYQRYTIFSLWDTFRAEHPLLTLSDADRINDMIKTMLDFYQETGLLPVWELHGNETNTMTGYHAIPVILDAYVKGFRGFDAELAYEAMKASSMQDIRGSDLYREYGYIPSDLEVESVTKTLEYAYDDWCIAQMAKLLGYDEDYEYYMDRSESWKALYDPQSGFMRGKNADGSWVDPFDPLRANHRINNDYTEGNAWQHSWFVPQDVRGLIELMGGEEAFVQRLDSMYAMPSLLTGEDVSPDISGMIGQYAHGNEPSHHIAYLYNYAGMPWKTQHRVQQIMDSLYTTGPEGLSGNEDCGQMSAWYVFSAMGLYPVNPATGIYVIGSPDLEMSEITLPAGNSFRIEAGELTDENIYIQSATLNGLPLERSYITHDEIMSGGVLHFKMGPEPNMNWAANADGRPVNSIQ; this is translated from the coding sequence ATGAAAAAAAGCCTGCTCTTGCTGCCACTTATGGTCCTTTCATCTTGTGTAGGACCTGAGATCCCCAATGAATATGTGGATGTGTTTATAGGAACCGGGGCACACGGGCACACACACCCATCCGCAACGGTTCCTTTTGGTATGATACAGGCCGGACCGGTAAACGGAACTTCGGGCTGGGACTGGACCTCCGGGTATCATTATTCTGATAGCCTGATCACCGGATTTGCCCAGACTCATCTGAGCGGAACCGGTATTGGTGATCTTAATGATATCATACTCATGCCATGGCAGGGTAGTTATGATCCTTTTTCTTCATCCAGGTACGAGGGAAAAAGAAATTATGCATCTTCTTTTAGTCATCGTTATGAGAAAGCAAGGCCGGGCTATTATTCGGTACTGCTGAAGGATCAGGAGATAAATGCCGAGATGACGGCGACGGAAAGAGTGGCTTACTATCGCTTTAAATATCCTGAATATGAGCAGCAAAAGCTGATCGTTGATCTTGGTTTTTCACTCAACTGGGACAATACCATCAGAGCTCAGGCTGAACAACTAAGCCAAACCCGGTTGGTAGGATATCGTTTTTCACGAGGATGGGCCAGAGACCAGAAAGTGTTTTTTGCCATGGATTTCAGTCGCCCCTTTGAGATGGAACCGGCATTAGTAGACTCCGTCCTGCGTTCGGCCTCAGTACATGATGGGTCAAACATCAGGCTGCCATTGAGTTTTGAGAAAGCAGGAGAAGAACTGCTAGTAAAAGTAGCTATCTCCGGTGTTTCGGTTGATGGAGCTGTTGCAAATCTGGAAACGGAATCCGGGTGGGATTTTGATGAAGCGGCACTATTTGCAGAAATGAACTGGGATAGAGCGCTTTCCGGAATTCGTGTGAAGGGTGATAAAGAGGTTATGACCAAGTTTTATACTTCTCTCTATCACACCAAGCTTGCACCGGTCATGTTCTCTGACACTGATCATCAATTCAGGGGCGGAGATGCATCCACCTACACCGACAGTACCTATCAGCGATATACGATCTTCTCTTTATGGGATACTTTCCGTGCAGAACATCCCTTGCTGACCTTGTCAGATGCAGATCGTATAAATGATATGATCAAGACTATGCTGGATTTCTATCAGGAAACGGGATTGCTGCCGGTCTGGGAACTGCATGGAAATGAGACCAATACGATGACCGGCTATCATGCCATCCCGGTCATTCTGGATGCGTATGTTAAGGGATTCCGGGGATTTGATGCAGAGCTGGCCTACGAAGCGATGAAAGCCAGTTCCATGCAGGATATTAGAGGCTCCGATCTGTATCGTGAATACGGATATATTCCCTCGGATCTGGAAGTGGAGTCGGTCACAAAGACCCTGGAATATGCCTATGACGACTGGTGCATAGCCCAGATGGCAAAGCTGCTGGGCTATGATGAAGACTATGAGTACTATATGGATCGCTCTGAAAGCTGGAAGGCTTTATACGATCCACAGTCTGGTTTTATGAGAGGAAAGAATGCTGACGGCAGTTGGGTGGATCCGTTTGATCCATTACGAGCAAACCACCGTATCAACAATGATTATACCGAGGGCAATGCATGGCAGCATAGCTGGTTTGTTCCTCAGGACGTGAGAGGGCTCATAGAGCTAATGGGGGGAGAAGAGGCATTTGTTCAGCGCCTTGATTCCATGTACGCTATGCCGTCACTATTGACCGGTGAAGATGTATCTCCTGATATCTCAGGAATGATCGGGCAGTATGCGCACGGCAATGAGCCCAGTCATCATATAGCTTATTTGTATAACTATGCAGGTATGCCATGGAAGACCCAGCACCGGGTACAGCAGATCATGGACAGCCTCTATACCACGGGTCCGGAGGGGCTCAGCGGAAACGAAGACTGCGGACAGATGTCGGCTTGGTATGTATTTTCGGCTATGGGTCTATACCCCGTAAATCCGGCGACTGGAATTTACGTGATCGGTAGCCCGGACCTTGAAATGTCCGAGATCACCCTGCCCGCAGGAAACAGCTTCAGGATAGAGGCTGGTGAACTAACGGATGAAAATATATACATTCAGTCAGCAACCCTGAATGGTCTGCCGCTGGAGAGAAGCTATATCACTCATGATGAGATCATGAGTGGCGGTGTACTACACTTTAAAATGGGTCCTGAACCAAATATGAACTGGGCGGCCAATGCAGATGGCAGGCCTGTAAATTCAATTCAATGA
- the rdgB gene encoding RdgB/HAM1 family non-canonical purine NTP pyrophosphatase: MKRLVLASRNKHKIEELRDLLRPLGIDLLSALDFPELEEVVEDKDTLEGNALKKARYVSAMTGLPAVSDDTGLEVDALAGAPGVYSARYAGEDATYGDNVRKLLSEMDGKSNRRARFRTAVALVHDSLEEVFEGICPGQIIREEKGDKGFGYDPVFMPEGYERTFAELDSEVKNRISHRGRAIQKLIEYLK; encoded by the coding sequence ATGAAGAGACTGGTTCTTGCCTCCCGGAATAAACACAAGATCGAAGAGCTCAGAGACCTTCTCAGGCCGCTGGGTATAGATTTATTATCTGCGCTGGACTTCCCCGAACTGGAAGAAGTTGTGGAAGATAAAGATACCCTCGAAGGAAATGCGCTAAAGAAAGCTCGTTATGTGTCAGCAATGACCGGGTTACCGGCTGTCTCAGATGATACGGGTCTCGAAGTGGATGCACTGGCTGGAGCACCGGGGGTATACTCAGCCCGGTATGCCGGAGAAGATGCCACATACGGGGATAATGTCCGTAAATTATTATCCGAAATGGATGGAAAGAGTAACCGCAGAGCACGGTTCAGAACGGCAGTCGCACTGGTTCACGACTCCCTGGAGGAAGTATTTGAAGGTATTTGTCCCGGGCAGATCATTCGGGAAGAAAAAGGAGACAAAGGTTTCGGATATGATCCCGTCTTTATGCCGGAAGGCTATGAGCGTACTTTTGCAGAACTGGATTCAGAGGTTAAGAACCGTATTAGTCACCGGGGAAGAGCCATTCAGAAACTGATTGAATATTTAAAATAG
- a CDS encoding adenylosuccinate synthase, whose protein sequence is MSVRVVIGAQWGDEGKGKIVDLLSDKANYVVRYQGGANAGHTLKFDDKKVVLHLIPSGIFNGDAHCVIGNGVVIDPVALVEEIKGVQEMGFELKDRFFISQTAHVILPYHKLLDQLKEKRRGGDAIGTTGRGIGPAYVSKVSRVGIRMVDLLDKDVLRSKIEQNLKDINFALENLYKEPVLDADELMSELSESIELLEPYICNTTELLHKAIRNEESVLLEGAQGTLLDVDHGTYPYVTSSSPTSGGACTGSGIPPTALDKVMGITKAYCTRVGNGPFPTELLGETGELLREKGAEFGATTGRPRRCGWLDLVALKYVCQINGINELTLTKMDVMDGFEEIKVCTAYKLDGEETDVFPLCLDEIRDVEPVYTSLPGWKNSIEGITSWDELPSTAQSYIRFVEEYLGVKFTIISTGPKRSETIIV, encoded by the coding sequence ATGTCTGTTAGAGTAGTGATTGGCGCCCAGTGGGGCGATGAAGGTAAAGGTAAGATCGTAGACCTTCTCAGTGATAAAGCAAATTATGTAGTCCGATATCAGGGTGGAGCCAATGCCGGCCATACCCTGAAATTTGACGATAAAAAAGTGGTGCTCCACCTCATCCCTTCCGGAATATTTAACGGAGATGCTCATTGTGTGATCGGAAACGGTGTGGTTATCGATCCTGTGGCCCTGGTCGAAGAGATCAAGGGAGTACAGGAAATGGGCTTTGAGCTTAAAGACCGCTTTTTTATCTCCCAGACAGCCCATGTCATCCTCCCGTACCATAAACTTCTTGATCAGTTAAAAGAAAAGCGACGTGGAGGAGATGCCATCGGGACCACCGGACGAGGAATTGGTCCTGCTTATGTAAGCAAAGTTTCACGGGTAGGTATCCGTATGGTGGATCTTTTGGACAAAGATGTACTGCGCTCCAAGATCGAACAGAACCTCAAAGACATCAACTTTGCGCTGGAAAACCTCTACAAAGAACCGGTTCTCGATGCTGATGAACTGATGAGCGAACTCAGCGAGTCTATTGAATTACTGGAGCCTTATATCTGCAATACCACGGAGCTGTTGCACAAAGCGATCCGTAATGAAGAATCGGTACTTCTGGAAGGAGCTCAGGGTACTCTTCTGGACGTAGACCATGGAACCTATCCTTATGTTACCTCCTCCTCCCCAACCTCCGGCGGTGCCTGCACCGGTTCCGGGATTCCTCCTACTGCGTTAGATAAAGTGATGGGTATTACCAAAGCCTATTGTACCCGTGTAGGAAACGGTCCTTTCCCAACCGAACTGCTGGGTGAGACCGGCGAATTGCTTCGTGAAAAAGGAGCTGAATTTGGTGCCACAACCGGTCGACCCAGAAGATGTGGCTGGCTGGATCTGGTTGCTCTCAAATACGTCTGCCAGATCAATGGCATAAACGAACTTACGCTCACTAAGATGGACGTGATGGACGGCTTTGAGGAGATCAAAGTATGTACTGCTTACAAACTGGACGGAGAAGAAACCGACGTCTTCCCGCTATGTCTGGATGAGATACGTGACGTAGAACCGGTTTACACTTCCCTGCCAGGCTGGAAAAACTCGATCGAGGGTATTACCAGCTGGGATGAGCTGCCATCCACGGCTCAGTCATATATCCGTTTTGTGGAAGAGTATCTGGGAGTCAAGTTTACGATCATTTCCACCGGGCCCAAGCGCAGCGAAACGATCATCGTTTAA